The nucleotide sequence GTGCCCCTAAAATAGCATATCTTCTTAAATTATCTTTATCGTTTATATTTAAACTAATTTGTTTTGCAATACCTTTTAATTTCTGAGTATCATATGCTATTAATAATGTAAAAAAAACTACACCAATATAATTTATTATTGATAATAAAAAATTATTTTGTAACCAAAAATTTATAAATGATGCTATAATTACTCCAAATATCCCCATTAGAATAATATTTCCTAAATAACTTAAATCTTTTTTAGTGAAATATCCCCAAAAACACATAGATAAAAACATTAATGATGTAGTTATAAAAGCTGTAAAAATTGTATTGTTATTATATACAGAAAATATTCCTGCTGTTGTTAATCCTGTTAAAGCGGAATAAAACATAAATAATGTAGTTAATGTTTTACCTGATAATCTATTTAATAGATTAGACATAATCAAAACTAATC is from Enterobacteriaceae endosymbiont of Donacia bicoloricornis and encodes:
- a CDS encoding Bax inhibitor-1/YccA family protein; its protein translation is MECQNLKSTTLKKKRYHIQTYFRRVYGWMSCGLLLTAFVAWYITNTLPIINYLLNNRFFLLGLCFLQFGLVLIMSNLLNRLSGKTLTTLFMFYSALTGLTTAGIFSVYNNNTIFTAFITTSLMFLSMCFWGYFTKKDLSYLGNIILMGIFGVIIASFINFWLQNNFLLSIINYIGVVFFTLLIAYDTQKLKGIAKQISLNINDKDNLRRYAILGALMLYLDFINLFFIILNIINNNENNENNDDK